The following are encoded together in the Streptomyces sp. NBC_00341 genome:
- a CDS encoding acyl-CoA dehydrogenase family protein, which yields MTTTDAPRSHPTALTHEVTNQTPPLTGHDVADDAVLLEGVRREGAEWHTGELHRLGRLVGSEEAQGWADQANDHEPVLRTHDRYGHRVDEVEFHPAYHHLMDTSVGAGLAGAAWADERPGAHVARAAGFMLMTTLEPGHLCPVSMTYAVVPALRHSPDLAKTYEPLLTSRVYESGLRTPAEKPGLLAGMGMTEKQGGTDVRANTTAATEAADGTWRLRGHKWFTSAPMNDLFLVLAQSPGGLSCFLVPRVLPDGSRNTFRIQRLKDKLGNRANASSEPEFDDTVAWLVGTEGKGVRTIIDMVTMTRLDCVLGSAAGTRAALAQAAHHARHRSVFGARLIDQPLMRNVLGDLSVESEAATTLALRLAGAADRAQRGDTGERAFLRLATAVSKYWVCKRQPVAVAEALECLGGNGYVEESGMPRLYREAPLNGIWEGSGNVNALDLLRALAREPESFEAFHAEIDAAAGADRRLDAAWQDLRGELVLTEDAPLRARRLIERAALVLQGSLLVRHAPAPVADAFCASRLDGDRGLAFGTLAPGTDFAGLLERLPA from the coding sequence GTGACCACGACCGACGCCCCCCGCAGCCACCCCACCGCCCTGACTCACGAAGTAACGAACCAGACACCGCCGTTGACCGGCCATGACGTCGCGGACGACGCCGTGCTGCTGGAGGGCGTGCGCCGCGAGGGCGCCGAGTGGCACACCGGGGAACTGCACCGCCTCGGCCGCCTCGTCGGCAGCGAGGAGGCGCAGGGCTGGGCCGACCAGGCCAATGACCACGAACCCGTCCTGCGCACCCACGACCGCTACGGACACCGCGTCGACGAGGTCGAGTTCCACCCCGCCTACCACCACCTGATGGACACCTCGGTGGGCGCAGGCCTGGCCGGAGCCGCCTGGGCCGACGAGCGACCGGGCGCCCACGTGGCCCGCGCGGCGGGCTTCATGCTGATGACGACCCTGGAACCGGGGCACCTGTGCCCGGTCTCCATGACGTACGCCGTGGTCCCGGCGCTGCGCCACTCACCCGACCTGGCCAAGACGTACGAGCCGCTGCTCACCAGCCGGGTCTACGAGTCCGGCCTGCGCACCCCGGCCGAGAAGCCCGGACTGCTCGCCGGGATGGGCATGACGGAGAAGCAGGGCGGCACCGACGTGCGCGCCAACACCACCGCGGCCACCGAAGCGGCCGACGGAACCTGGCGGCTGCGCGGGCACAAGTGGTTCACCAGCGCGCCGATGAACGACCTCTTCCTCGTGCTCGCCCAGTCGCCCGGCGGGCTCTCCTGCTTCCTGGTGCCGCGCGTACTGCCGGACGGCAGCCGCAACACCTTCCGCATCCAGCGGCTCAAGGACAAGCTCGGCAACCGCGCCAACGCCAGCAGCGAGCCCGAGTTCGACGACACGGTGGCCTGGCTCGTCGGCACCGAGGGCAAGGGCGTACGCACCATCATCGACATGGTCACCATGACGCGCCTGGACTGCGTCCTGGGTTCCGCCGCCGGTACCCGGGCCGCCCTCGCCCAGGCCGCCCACCACGCCCGCCACCGCTCGGTGTTCGGCGCCAGGCTGATCGACCAGCCCCTCATGCGCAACGTACTCGGTGACCTCTCCGTGGAGTCGGAGGCCGCGACGACGCTGGCGCTGCGGCTGGCCGGCGCCGCCGACCGGGCGCAGCGGGGCGATACCGGGGAGCGCGCGTTCCTGCGGCTCGCCACGGCCGTCAGCAAGTACTGGGTCTGCAAGCGCCAGCCCGTCGCGGTGGCCGAAGCGCTGGAATGCCTCGGCGGCAACGGATACGTCGAGGAGTCGGGGATGCCGCGCCTCTACCGGGAGGCCCCGCTCAACGGCATCTGGGAGGGCTCCGGCAATGTGAACGCCCTCGACCTGCTGCGGGCGCTGGCCCGTGAGCCCGAGTCCTTCGAGGCCTTCCACGCCGAGATCGACGCCGCCGCCGGCGCCGACCGGCGACTGGACGCCGCCTGGCAGGACCTGCGCGGCGAACTCGTGCTCACCGAGGACGCCCCGCTGCGCGCCCGCCGTCTCATCGAACGCGCCGCGCTCGTGCTCCAGGGCTCACTCCTCGTCCGGCACGCCCCGGCCCCGGTCGCGGACGCCTTCTGCGCGTCCCGGCTGGACGGGGACCGGGGCCTGGCGTTCGGCACCCTCGCGCCGGGTACGGACTTCGCCGGACTGCTGGAGCGGCTCCCCGCCTGA
- a CDS encoding FG-GAP repeat domain-containing protein produces the protein MRTHASRRALRLASTLVAAGLALTVAPHALAADSSPTAMRLTAEQAKQLAANAHVDVYGDGTAKDGASDDPAATDHGTSLQDSSGKGAPKSKASGAASGTAAADTPVTFTKKSALDGVTGLGATVQAGSHGYFTVHSLATIQLHKPDGSTTWSRSSNSLYADWGITHLRPWETEFYPARVLMGYNAVSPFSPYSDQGYDTGDLTGDGVPDLVFSASVGMNPPTGVTIPGTKMTSGTMVTVLDGKSGNTLWSKVYAYAGMVKIVDGTLLVADSPQLNGTAPAEATGALYGTRFSYADGALTPSSTWTYDTGETGAAAWGSLEDAGDGKVAASWNLSKTATAAARGRTLVLDTADGSVVWQKDSELYGRQLHLDAARGRMVALEQADTSDAVEYQVVSYELGSGKRIALDTRINALPTAMTIGDVAAGGGTEYAVSESTLDSAMSLNSSTVRLLSGSDGATVQWTHTTKRAPGNTRNAPATWHMDVVGGKLITAAQDDTDSALAQNVSSLRYGSLTAFNAKGKISWQHAGLTASPMFQQAYRSGGSDYVRTIDPQQNIHEYKLGNGKQQSLTPLQGDLNYAQAADLDGDKKLDVVAGGTSNGVWAWSGPSLVKGAPKQLWKTTVPGSVLSVQTGDVTGDKKPEVIVAAETAVVVLDGTTGKILTTIDGGGQYVRSVTVADTDGKGKAEILVPTDALRVYKGNGKALWTYSAPAADGDVVFSDTVTGDGQVYTQYASKNALDLPDAAENGVALDGAKGTVNWKADPEAPANAVDGKLHGALLDHAVFASPNIPYADGHAVVYTWMVLADPTTAGDISTATPRDVIEIRDGRTGELLHRTVNGSPWSHGNFFIDGKGDPLYDLSFGTFRGYGADGKDTTSSVVAPLRTAQFIDGPGGRRLVAGGVEGGLGVWDPSVLTEESSFQSGLGSVTNGGGRNYLAADLDGDGVDDMVSLNFDDHGNNRMAEQLGGGVLSLNDSGRQMAVYTLS, from the coding sequence ATGAGAACCCACGCCTCGCGGCGGGCCCTGCGGCTCGCCTCCACCCTCGTCGCGGCCGGTCTCGCGCTGACCGTGGCCCCGCACGCACTGGCCGCCGACAGCTCCCCCACGGCGATGCGGCTCACCGCTGAGCAGGCGAAGCAGCTGGCCGCGAACGCCCACGTCGATGTGTACGGCGACGGCACGGCCAAGGACGGCGCGTCGGACGACCCCGCCGCCACGGATCACGGCACCTCGCTCCAGGACTCGTCCGGCAAGGGCGCACCGAAGTCCAAGGCATCCGGCGCGGCGTCCGGCACCGCCGCCGCGGACACGCCCGTCACCTTCACCAAGAAGTCCGCGCTGGACGGCGTCACCGGTCTGGGCGCCACCGTGCAGGCCGGGTCGCACGGCTACTTCACCGTGCACAGCCTCGCCACCATCCAGCTCCACAAGCCCGACGGCTCCACTACCTGGTCCCGCAGCAGCAACTCGCTGTACGCGGACTGGGGCATCACCCACTTGCGGCCGTGGGAGACCGAGTTCTACCCGGCCCGGGTCCTGATGGGGTACAACGCTGTCAGCCCGTTCTCTCCCTACTCCGACCAGGGTTACGACACCGGCGACCTGACCGGTGACGGCGTCCCGGACCTGGTCTTCTCGGCGAGCGTCGGCATGAACCCGCCGACCGGCGTCACCATCCCCGGCACCAAGATGACGTCCGGCACGATGGTGACCGTCCTGGACGGCAAGTCCGGGAACACGCTCTGGTCGAAGGTGTACGCCTACGCCGGCATGGTCAAGATCGTCGACGGGACGCTGCTGGTCGCCGACTCGCCCCAGCTGAACGGCACAGCGCCGGCCGAGGCGACCGGCGCCCTGTACGGGACCCGGTTCTCGTACGCCGACGGCGCGCTGACCCCCTCCTCGACCTGGACCTACGACACCGGGGAGACCGGGGCGGCCGCCTGGGGTTCGCTGGAGGACGCGGGCGACGGGAAGGTCGCCGCCTCCTGGAACCTCAGCAAGACCGCCACGGCCGCCGCACGCGGGCGCACCCTGGTCCTGGACACCGCCGACGGTTCCGTCGTCTGGCAGAAGGACAGCGAGCTGTACGGGCGTCAGCTGCACCTGGACGCCGCCCGGGGCCGGATGGTGGCCCTGGAGCAGGCGGACACCTCGGACGCGGTCGAGTACCAGGTTGTCTCCTACGAACTGGGCAGCGGCAAGCGCATCGCGCTGGACACCCGGATCAACGCCCTGCCGACCGCCATGACGATCGGTGACGTGGCCGCGGGCGGCGGGACCGAGTACGCGGTCAGCGAGTCGACCCTCGACTCCGCCATGTCGCTGAACTCCAGTACCGTCCGCCTCCTGAGCGGCTCTGACGGTGCCACGGTCCAGTGGACGCACACGACCAAGCGCGCGCCCGGCAACACGAGGAACGCTCCGGCCACCTGGCACATGGACGTCGTCGGCGGCAAGCTGATCACCGCTGCCCAGGACGACACGGACAGCGCGCTGGCGCAGAACGTCAGCAGCCTGCGGTACGGCTCGCTGACGGCGTTCAACGCCAAGGGAAAGATCAGCTGGCAGCACGCCGGGCTGACCGCCTCACCGATGTTCCAGCAGGCGTACCGCTCCGGCGGCAGCGACTACGTGCGGACCATCGACCCGCAGCAGAACATCCACGAGTACAAGCTGGGCAACGGCAAGCAGCAGAGCCTGACGCCGCTCCAGGGCGACCTCAACTACGCCCAGGCCGCCGATCTGGACGGCGACAAGAAGCTGGACGTGGTCGCAGGCGGCACCTCGAACGGTGTCTGGGCGTGGTCGGGCCCGTCGCTGGTCAAGGGCGCGCCCAAGCAGCTGTGGAAGACCACCGTCCCCGGCTCCGTCCTCAGCGTCCAGACCGGTGACGTGACCGGTGACAAGAAGCCCGAGGTGATCGTCGCCGCGGAGACGGCGGTGGTCGTGCTCGACGGCACCACCGGCAAGATCCTGACGACCATCGACGGCGGCGGGCAGTACGTCCGCTCCGTCACGGTCGCCGACACCGACGGCAAGGGCAAGGCCGAGATCCTGGTCCCGACCGACGCGCTGCGCGTCTACAAGGGCAACGGCAAGGCGCTGTGGACGTATTCGGCCCCCGCGGCCGACGGCGATGTGGTCTTCTCCGACACCGTGACCGGTGACGGCCAGGTGTACACGCAGTACGCCTCCAAGAACGCGCTGGACCTGCCCGACGCCGCCGAGAACGGTGTCGCGCTCGACGGTGCGAAGGGCACGGTGAACTGGAAGGCCGATCCCGAGGCACCGGCCAACGCGGTCGACGGCAAGCTGCACGGCGCGCTCCTGGACCACGCCGTCTTCGCCTCGCCGAACATTCCGTACGCGGACGGGCACGCGGTCGTCTACACCTGGATGGTGCTGGCCGATCCGACCACGGCGGGCGACATCTCCACCGCCACCCCGCGCGATGTCATCGAGATCCGTGACGGGCGCACCGGCGAACTGCTGCACCGCACCGTGAACGGCAGTCCGTGGTCGCACGGCAACTTCTTCATCGACGGCAAGGGCGACCCGCTCTACGACCTGAGCTTCGGCACCTTCCGCGGCTACGGCGCCGACGGCAAGGACACCACCAGTTCGGTGGTGGCGCCCCTGCGGACCGCCCAGTTCATCGACGGACCCGGCGGCCGGCGGCTGGTGGCCGGTGGTGTGGAGGGCGGTCTGGGCGTGTGGGACCCGTCGGTCCTCACCGAGGAATCGTCCTTCCAGTCCGGCCTCGGCAGCGTGACCAACGGCGGAGGCCGCAACTACCTCGCCGCCGACCTGGACGGCGACGGCGTCGACGACATGGTCTCGCTGAACTTCGACGACCACGGCAACAACCGCATGGCCGAGCAGCTGGGCGGCGGCGTCCTGTCCCTGAACGACTCCGGTCGCCAGATGGCGGTGTACACCCTGTCCTGA
- a CDS encoding AAA family ATPase translates to MNARRTTGTDPVAPRLNLHLFGGFRVTRESGAAPAERWPRLTAQALVKLLAVVPEHRLHREQVIDICWPGAEPHAAQGSLRVALHSARRILEPELASRATSSYLVAEGALLFLNPETVWIDADQAERDALDALASGGVAELARALEWFSGELLPEDRYADWAEGRRSQLAELKERVLLGLASAHLEAGAVPEAAAAAERVLESSPAEELAHRILIDVYTRQGLRRRAVRQYHVCRAALDAELGVRPGAETERLHRVALAAELPLVPSAPSLPAVLRVPVTTPLRGREAVLQRLLAADGPAVVRLLTGEAGVGKTRLVGEVARRAAASGTAVLWGGGHDAEGHTPYGAFAEALDGWLAERDPDQRAGVGTEYPELAAFLPALGRVRADEERSPEEERDRLFRATAGLLGELSSVQPVLIVLDDLHAADEGSFQLLSHLARRAAQTGGPRFLVTCREEEIPDGDPRRTGLTSLLRQGLATREEVGRLSQEACLAVVRDTVLLPAARHPAPGPDAPAGDVAKDERLNRVWELSLGNPLFAVELAHGLAEDVPGVPAPDGIRQLVAERLGRLDPDTRRIVEALSVAGPETALSELLDVAAHGLHPPVSGGAATDALEHAIGASLVEERDIVLAGQHEAGLIFRHPLVRLTCYEELSAVRRRQLHGAFAQAVLRRRPDAVDTLASHFAHADDPRAAEYLRRAAARAAALFANDTADRYYRDLVARLDVDAARARLAHSQVLCRMGNFGEAAEVLRLALDEFARRGDHEDVVLTAAWLADALARAGGPDSGRQVLGEHPVTEDTPVEPAAGHYLALSMICKIQGRYEEGYLAARQALAVALRVSGKQGQGLVARSYALQASNLGLNGRLDEARTAAGQALAPAEEYGDPTLLGSVLSTLRENRRRGGRLREAVAMGERALDLAEQSGDPIAAAFERANLAELFLLLEEFTTARMLAEAAVASAEPDDAWCLPYTLATLALVRIRTGEPSEAADLLDRAERSAVGMVDRQAGREVRTARAELALLAGLPGDALSAVDGFAEEAPVLAAWGRLRAGHAGPAWRIAHAEVERAARTGERIAEADARIALAVALFRLAEHAAAREALERAEELVRALPYPAGIRHAADARRLMDEVA, encoded by the coding sequence ATGAACGCACGACGTACCACCGGCACCGATCCCGTGGCGCCACGTTTGAACCTGCACCTTTTCGGCGGTTTTCGGGTCACCCGGGAGTCCGGCGCGGCGCCCGCAGAACGCTGGCCGAGACTGACCGCACAGGCCCTGGTGAAGCTGCTCGCCGTGGTGCCGGAACACCGCCTGCACCGCGAGCAGGTCATCGACATCTGCTGGCCCGGCGCAGAGCCGCACGCGGCACAGGGCAGCCTGCGCGTCGCTCTCCACTCGGCGCGCCGGATCCTGGAGCCCGAACTCGCCTCGCGCGCCACGTCCTCCTACCTGGTCGCCGAGGGCGCGCTGCTGTTCCTGAACCCGGAAACGGTGTGGATCGACGCGGACCAGGCCGAACGGGACGCGCTCGACGCGCTGGCGAGCGGCGGCGTGGCGGAGCTGGCGCGGGCCCTGGAGTGGTTCTCCGGCGAACTGCTGCCCGAGGACCGTTACGCCGACTGGGCCGAGGGCCGTCGCTCGCAGCTCGCGGAGCTGAAGGAGCGGGTGCTGCTCGGGCTCGCCTCGGCACATCTGGAGGCGGGCGCGGTGCCGGAGGCGGCGGCCGCCGCCGAGCGGGTGCTCGAATCGAGTCCCGCCGAGGAGCTGGCGCACCGCATCCTCATCGACGTGTACACCCGGCAGGGGCTGCGGCGTCGCGCGGTGCGGCAGTACCACGTGTGCCGGGCCGCACTGGACGCGGAGCTGGGGGTGCGGCCGGGCGCGGAGACAGAGCGTCTGCACCGAGTCGCACTGGCGGCGGAGCTTCCGCTCGTACCGTCCGCACCGTCCCTGCCGGCCGTCCTGCGGGTCCCTGTGACGACCCCGCTGCGCGGACGCGAGGCCGTCCTGCAACGGCTGCTCGCGGCGGACGGCCCCGCGGTCGTGAGGCTGCTGACCGGCGAGGCGGGGGTGGGCAAGACCCGGCTGGTGGGCGAGGTGGCGCGGCGGGCCGCCGCATCCGGTACGGCGGTGCTGTGGGGCGGCGGGCACGACGCGGAGGGGCACACGCCGTACGGGGCGTTCGCGGAGGCGCTCGACGGATGGCTGGCCGAACGCGACCCGGACCAACGGGCCGGGGTCGGCACGGAGTACCCGGAGCTGGCCGCGTTCCTCCCGGCGCTGGGCCGGGTGCGCGCGGACGAGGAGCGGAGCCCGGAGGAGGAGCGGGACCGGCTGTTCCGCGCCACGGCCGGGCTGCTCGGCGAACTGTCCTCCGTGCAGCCGGTGCTGATCGTCCTGGACGACCTGCACGCGGCGGACGAGGGCTCGTTCCAGCTGCTGAGCCACTTGGCGCGGAGGGCGGCACAGACGGGCGGCCCCCGGTTCCTGGTGACGTGCCGCGAGGAGGAGATACCCGACGGCGATCCGCGCAGGACCGGGCTGACGTCACTGCTGCGCCAGGGGCTGGCCACGCGCGAGGAGGTGGGGCGGCTGAGCCAGGAGGCCTGTCTCGCGGTGGTGCGCGACACGGTGCTGCTGCCCGCCGCGCGGCATCCGGCGCCGGGACCCGACGCCCCGGCCGGTGACGTCGCGAAGGACGAACGGCTGAACCGGGTGTGGGAACTCTCCCTCGGCAATCCGCTGTTCGCCGTGGAGCTCGCCCACGGACTGGCGGAGGACGTGCCCGGTGTCCCGGCGCCGGACGGAATCCGGCAGCTGGTGGCGGAGCGCCTGGGCCGGCTCGACCCCGACACGCGGCGCATCGTCGAGGCGCTCTCCGTCGCGGGGCCAGAGACCGCCCTGTCGGAACTGCTCGACGTCGCCGCGCACGGACTCCATCCGCCGGTCTCCGGCGGCGCCGCCACCGACGCGCTGGAGCACGCCATCGGCGCCTCCCTCGTCGAGGAGCGCGATATCGTGCTGGCGGGCCAGCACGAGGCCGGGCTGATCTTCCGGCACCCCCTGGTCCGTCTCACCTGCTACGAGGAGCTCTCCGCCGTCCGCCGCAGGCAGTTGCACGGCGCGTTCGCCCAGGCGGTGCTGCGCCGCCGCCCCGACGCCGTCGACACCCTCGCCTCGCACTTCGCGCACGCCGACGATCCGCGCGCCGCCGAGTACCTGCGCAGGGCCGCCGCACGGGCCGCGGCCCTCTTCGCCAACGACACCGCGGACCGCTACTACCGGGACCTGGTGGCACGGCTCGACGTGGACGCGGCCCGTGCCCGCCTCGCGCACAGCCAGGTGCTCTGCCGGATGGGCAACTTCGGTGAGGCGGCCGAGGTGCTGCGGCTCGCGCTGGACGAGTTCGCCCGCCGGGGCGACCACGAGGACGTCGTACTCACCGCCGCCTGGCTGGCCGACGCACTGGCGCGGGCGGGGGGCCCGGACTCCGGCAGGCAGGTACTGGGCGAGCATCCGGTGACCGAGGACACCCCGGTGGAGCCGGCCGCCGGGCACTACCTCGCGCTCTCCATGATCTGCAAGATCCAGGGGCGGTACGAGGAGGGCTACCTGGCCGCCCGGCAGGCGCTCGCGGTCGCGCTGCGGGTGTCAGGAAAACAGGGGCAGGGGCTCGTGGCGCGCTCGTACGCCCTCCAGGCCAGCAACCTGGGCCTCAACGGGCGGCTGGACGAGGCGCGTACGGCGGCCGGCCAGGCGCTCGCTCCGGCCGAGGAGTACGGGGATCCGACCCTGCTCGGCTCGGTCCTGTCGACCTTGCGGGAGAACCGCCGGCGGGGCGGCCGGCTGCGCGAGGCGGTGGCCATGGGAGAGCGCGCCCTCGATCTCGCCGAGCAGTCGGGCGATCCGATCGCGGCCGCGTTCGAGCGGGCGAACCTCGCCGAACTCTTCCTGCTGCTCGAAGAGTTCACCACCGCGCGGATGCTCGCGGAGGCGGCGGTGGCGAGCGCGGAACCGGACGACGCGTGGTGTCTGCCCTACACCCTGGCGACGCTGGCCCTGGTGCGGATACGCACCGGAGAGCCCTCGGAAGCGGCGGACCTGCTGGACCGGGCCGAGCGGTCCGCCGTGGGGATGGTGGACCGGCAGGCCGGCCGCGAGGTCCGCACGGCCCGTGCCGAACTCGCCCTGCTCGCCGGTCTTCCGGGCGATGCGCTCAGCGCCGTGGACGGCTTCGCGGAGGAGGCCCCGGTGCTGGCCGCCTGGGGGCGACTGCGGGCGGGACATGCCGGACCGGCGTGGCGGATCGCGCACGCGGAGGTCGAGCGGGCGGCGCGGACCGGCGAGCGGATCGCCGAGGCGGACGCCCGGATCGCCCTGGCCGTGGCCCTGTTCCGGCTCGCGGAGCACGCGGCCGCGCGGGAGGCCCTGGAGCGGGCCGAGGAACTGGTACGGGCGCTGCCGTATCCGGCGGGGATCCGTCACGCGGCCGACGCGCGCCGCCTGATGGACGAGGTCGCCTGA
- a CDS encoding transketolase: MPTRPTTLDSSSDLHQIFELAQQLRVDSVRSSTSAGSGHPTSSLSAADLMAVLLARHLHYDWSAPDNPAGDHLIFSKGHASPLLYAMFKAVGVVGDEELMTTYRRFGHRLQGHPTPVLPWVDLATGSLGQGIAYGVGIALAGRDLEKQPYRVWVLCGDSEMSEGSVWEALDKAGRHQLANFTAIVDVNRLGQSGPTELQWDTAAYARRAEAFGCRAVVVDGHDLEAVDRALTTAADGQAPTVIVARTVKGQGVSEVADQEGWHGKPLPEDLAERAVAELGGIRDLRVRGPRPPEATPVPAPAAGPVELPRYDVGDEVATRVAFGKALAALGARPDVVALDAEVGNSTHAEDFKKAHPERYFQTYIAEQQMIATAVGMAVRGYRPYATTFAAFLTRAHDFIRMAAVSGVTMALCGTHSGVEIGADGPSQMGVEDLAMMRAVLGSTVLYPSDATSAAALTAAMADIDGISYLRTTRGAYPVLYDGDETFQPGGSKTLRAGDGDQVTLIGAGVTLHECLAAADELAADGIPARVIDLYSVKPVDAGTLHRAASDTGALVVVEDHHPEGGIGEAVLSALATSGGNPRFAHLAVTGLPGSGTPQELLDAAGISRSHIADSARGLVGRR; this comes from the coding sequence ATGCCCACCCGACCGACCACGCTCGATTCCAGCAGCGACCTGCACCAGATCTTCGAGCTTGCCCAGCAACTGCGCGTGGACTCCGTTCGGTCCAGCACGTCCGCGGGTTCGGGGCACCCCACCTCCAGTCTCTCGGCGGCCGATCTGATGGCCGTCCTGCTAGCCCGCCACCTGCACTACGACTGGTCGGCGCCGGACAATCCCGCCGGTGACCACCTGATCTTCTCCAAGGGGCACGCGTCACCCCTCCTCTACGCCATGTTCAAGGCCGTCGGAGTCGTCGGTGACGAGGAGCTGATGACCACCTACCGCCGATTCGGTCACCGCCTCCAGGGCCACCCCACCCCGGTGCTGCCCTGGGTGGACCTGGCCACCGGCTCGCTGGGCCAGGGCATCGCGTACGGGGTCGGCATCGCGCTGGCCGGCCGGGACCTGGAGAAACAGCCCTACCGGGTATGGGTGCTCTGCGGGGACAGCGAGATGAGCGAGGGTTCCGTCTGGGAGGCGCTCGACAAGGCGGGACGGCACCAGCTGGCCAACTTCACCGCGATCGTCGACGTGAACAGGCTCGGCCAGAGCGGACCGACCGAGCTGCAGTGGGACACGGCTGCCTACGCGCGGCGGGCGGAGGCATTCGGCTGCCGGGCCGTCGTGGTCGACGGCCACGACCTCGAAGCGGTCGACCGGGCCCTGACCACGGCCGCCGACGGGCAGGCGCCCACCGTCATCGTCGCGAGGACCGTGAAGGGCCAGGGCGTCAGCGAGGTCGCCGACCAGGAAGGCTGGCACGGCAAACCGCTGCCAGAGGATCTGGCCGAGCGGGCCGTGGCGGAACTGGGCGGCATCCGCGATCTCCGGGTGCGCGGCCCCCGGCCCCCGGAGGCCACGCCCGTCCCGGCCCCGGCAGCGGGTCCGGTGGAGCTGCCCCGCTATGACGTGGGGGACGAAGTCGCCACCCGGGTCGCCTTCGGCAAGGCACTGGCTGCCCTCGGGGCCCGCCCCGACGTGGTCGCCCTGGACGCCGAGGTCGGCAACTCGACGCACGCGGAGGACTTCAAGAAGGCCCACCCGGAGCGCTACTTCCAGACCTACATCGCCGAACAGCAGATGATCGCCACCGCCGTCGGCATGGCCGTGCGCGGCTACCGCCCCTACGCCACCACTTTCGCCGCCTTCCTCACCCGGGCACACGACTTCATCCGGATGGCCGCCGTCTCCGGGGTCACCATGGCCCTGTGCGGGACCCACAGCGGTGTGGAGATCGGGGCCGACGGCCCGTCCCAGATGGGTGTCGAGGACCTCGCGATGATGCGTGCCGTCCTCGGATCCACCGTCCTCTACCCGTCCGACGCGACCTCGGCCGCCGCCCTGACGGCCGCCATGGCCGACATCGACGGCATCTCGTACCTGCGCACCACCCGCGGCGCCTATCCGGTCCTCTACGACGGGGACGAAACCTTCCAGCCCGGAGGCTCCAAGACCCTGCGCGCAGGTGACGGCGACCAGGTCACCCTGATCGGCGCCGGTGTGACCCTGCACGAGTGCCTGGCCGCCGCCGACGAACTCGCCGCCGATGGCATCCCGGCCCGCGTGATCGACCTGTACTCGGTCAAGCCCGTCGACGCCGGGACCCTGCACCGCGCGGCCTCGGACACGGGAGCCCTGGTCGTCGTCGAAGACCACCATCCCGAAGGCGGTATCGGCGAGGCGGTCCTCTCGGCACTCGCGACGTCCGGCGGCAACCCGCGCTTCGCCCACCTCGCCGTCACCGGCCTGCCGGGATCGGGCACCCCGCAGGAGCTCCTCGACGCGGCCGGGATCTCCCGCTCCCACATCGCCGACTCGGCCCGCGGTCTGGTCGGGCGCCGCTGA